The following are encoded together in the Robertmurraya sp. FSL R5-0851 genome:
- the ligA gene encoding NAD-dependent DNA ligase LigA — translation MDQQAAEKRVQELHVQLNQLNYEYHVLDQPTASDAEYDELLRELINLEETFPELKSPDSPTQRVGGAVLDMFEKVQHQSPMLSLGNAFGEQDLLDFDRRVRQAVGDQISYVCELKIDGLAVSLRYENGLFIQGATRGDGTIGEDITSNLRTIKSIPLRLNEPVSIEARGEVFMPRKSFEALNALKTERGEELAANPRNAAAGSLRQLDPKIAASRNLDIFLYNIADVGETGVTSHSAGLDLLESLGFKTNKERRKCASIEEVISYVNEWTEQRPNLPYDIDGIVIKVDSLAQQEELGTTAKSPRWAVAYKFPAEEVVTTLKSIELSVGRTGVVTPTAILEPVRVAGTTVQRASLHNEDLIREKDIKIGDQVVVKKAGDIIPEVVNVLVERRTGAEEEFRMPTHCPECESELVRLEEEVALRCINPKCPAQIREGLIHFVSRTAMNIDGLGEKVISQLFAEQLIEDVADIYKLTFDQLIQLERMGEKSVNNLIEAIDASKANSLEKLLFGLGIRHVGAKAAKTLAQEFETIDRLAVATAEELTAINEIGEKMAESVVAYFELEEVKELIEELKEAGVNTTYLGPKKVAVENIDHFFAGKTIVLTGKLEQLSRNEAKERIEAFGGKVAGSVSKKTDLVIAGEEAGSKLTKAEQLGIEVWNEERLVEELKK, via the coding sequence ATGGATCAACAAGCTGCGGAAAAAAGAGTACAAGAGCTGCATGTCCAGTTAAATCAGTTAAATTACGAATATCACGTATTAGACCAACCAACCGCTTCAGATGCTGAATACGATGAATTATTAAGAGAATTAATCAATCTGGAAGAAACTTTTCCTGAACTAAAAAGTCCGGACTCTCCTACGCAACGCGTAGGTGGAGCCGTCTTAGATATGTTTGAAAAGGTACAGCATCAATCGCCTATGCTTAGTCTTGGCAATGCCTTCGGAGAGCAGGATTTGCTTGATTTTGACCGACGTGTTCGCCAAGCAGTGGGAGATCAAATTTCTTATGTGTGTGAATTGAAAATTGATGGTCTAGCGGTTTCGCTTCGTTACGAAAATGGTTTGTTTATTCAAGGAGCGACAAGAGGAGATGGAACCATTGGGGAGGATATTACGTCTAATTTACGTACAATCAAATCCATTCCTCTAAGATTAAATGAACCAGTGTCCATTGAAGCTCGCGGAGAGGTCTTTATGCCTCGAAAATCGTTTGAAGCATTGAATGCATTGAAGACAGAACGAGGGGAAGAGCTGGCAGCCAATCCCCGAAATGCTGCAGCCGGTTCACTAAGACAGCTTGATCCAAAGATTGCTGCATCACGTAATTTGGATATTTTCCTATATAATATTGCAGATGTAGGGGAGACCGGTGTGACTTCCCATAGTGCAGGCTTAGATTTGCTAGAAAGTCTAGGTTTTAAAACGAATAAGGAAAGAAGAAAATGTGCTTCTATCGAGGAAGTCATTTCTTATGTGAATGAGTGGACGGAGCAGCGACCAAATCTTCCGTATGATATTGATGGGATTGTGATTAAGGTCGATTCCCTCGCACAGCAAGAGGAGCTTGGTACAACGGCCAAAAGCCCACGTTGGGCCGTCGCATACAAATTCCCAGCTGAAGAAGTGGTCACGACTTTAAAATCAATTGAGTTAAGTGTCGGACGTACAGGGGTCGTTACACCAACGGCTATTTTAGAACCAGTCCGTGTAGCTGGAACAACCGTACAACGGGCCTCTTTACATAATGAAGATTTGATTCGTGAAAAGGACATCAAAATTGGCGATCAGGTTGTTGTAAAAAAAGCAGGAGATATTATTCCAGAGGTCGTAAATGTACTCGTTGAGAGACGAACAGGGGCAGAGGAAGAGTTCCGTATGCCCACTCACTGTCCTGAATGTGAAAGTGAACTAGTGAGGCTTGAAGAGGAAGTGGCGCTACGTTGTATTAATCCGAAATGTCCGGCGCAAATCAGAGAAGGATTGATCCACTTCGTATCAAGAACCGCTATGAATATTGATGGTCTTGGTGAAAAGGTCATCAGTCAGTTATTTGCCGAACAATTGATTGAAGATGTGGCAGATATTTATAAATTGACCTTTGATCAGTTGATTCAATTAGAGAGAATGGGAGAAAAGTCAGTTAACAATCTGATTGAAGCGATTGATGCTTCAAAAGCCAATTCTCTTGAAAAGCTGTTGTTCGGATTAGGCATCCGTCACGTGGGAGCCAAAGCAGCAAAAACTCTTGCGCAGGAATTCGAAACGATTGACCGACTCGCGGTGGCTACAGCTGAGGAGTTAACAGCCATCAACGAAATCGGAGAAAAAATGGCCGAATCGGTGGTCGCTTACTTTGAGCTTGAAGAAGTGAAAGAATTAATTGAAGAGCTAAAAGAAGCAGGAGTTAATACCACTTACCTTGGGCCGAAAAAGGTTGCTGTTGAAAACATTGATCATTTTTTTGCGGGGAAAACGATTGTCTTAACCGGAAAGCTAGAACAGCTTTCTCGTAATGAGGCAAAGGAGAGAATCGAAGCGTTTGGCGGGAAAGTTGCAGGAAGTGTAAGTAAGAAGACAGATTTGGTGATCGCTGGGGAAGAGGCAGGATCCAAATTAACAAAAGCAGAACAGCTAGGAATTGAAGTATGGAATGAAGAGAGATTAGTGGAAGAATTGAAGAAATAG
- a CDS encoding CamS family sex pheromone protein translates to MRKILMVALTVLLSLTACAPNLQKQEEVVQENEDTKQKAIIPKYQISDQYYRTILPFEPSQARGLIVNNLNTRYDISEFETGLMRLAQTSFGPDKYLFKEGQNLDRETVGLWLNRKMTATQLQDAGLKENENIGLNPQIPEGGDIAANNEQNPIYLAHLLEHNYLLKDEDGTVRLGGVVIGLALNSVHYYQKEAYGATFESEISQAKLEEEGKRIAAEVLTRLRGMKSLANVPITIALFKQKSRSSVVPGNFIAYASADKGSSKLGAWQSVNENYFLFPSTEATNAHRDDVTFFLNFKQDVETYFPNFNGVIGQAFYVGDQLQELKIDIPIQFYGKAEAVGFTQYVTGLVMEHFPDYYSVEVNITSVNGQEGLIVKEAGDKEPFVHIYQ, encoded by the coding sequence ATGAGGAAGATTCTAATGGTTGCTCTTACCGTTCTCTTGAGTTTAACCGCCTGTGCTCCTAATCTTCAGAAGCAAGAAGAGGTGGTACAGGAAAACGAAGATACAAAGCAAAAGGCCATTATACCGAAGTATCAGATTTCTGATCAATACTATCGGACGATCCTTCCTTTCGAGCCATCACAAGCAAGAGGGTTAATCGTAAATAACTTAAACACAAGATACGATATCAGTGAGTTTGAAACAGGGTTAATGAGGCTTGCGCAAACATCCTTTGGTCCAGATAAGTACCTTTTTAAGGAAGGGCAAAATCTTGACCGGGAAACGGTTGGTTTATGGTTGAACCGTAAAATGACGGCGACGCAGCTACAAGATGCTGGTTTAAAAGAAAATGAAAACATTGGTTTGAATCCGCAAATTCCTGAAGGCGGGGATATAGCAGCGAATAATGAACAGAACCCGATTTATTTAGCGCATCTTCTTGAGCATAACTATCTTCTTAAAGATGAAGACGGAACGGTTCGTCTCGGAGGAGTGGTGATCGGTCTGGCATTAAACTCTGTCCACTATTACCAAAAGGAAGCTTACGGTGCCACGTTTGAATCCGAAATATCTCAAGCCAAACTTGAAGAAGAAGGAAAGAGAATCGCGGCAGAAGTACTGACGAGACTACGTGGGATGAAGAGCTTAGCGAATGTCCCTATTACGATTGCCCTTTTTAAACAGAAAAGTCGCTCTTCTGTCGTTCCAGGGAATTTTATCGCTTACGCATCAGCAGATAAAGGAAGTTCAAAATTGGGTGCTTGGCAGAGTGTGAACGAAAATTATTTTCTGTTTCCGTCTACCGAAGCAACCAATGCCCATCGTGATGATGTGACTTTCTTTTTGAATTTTAAACAGGACGTGGAAACCTATTTCCCAAACTTTAATGGTGTTATAGGTCAGGCTTTTTATGTAGGAGATCAGCTTCAAGAGCTGAAAATCGATATCCCGATCCAGTTCTACGGAAAAGCAGAAGCAGTGGGCTTCACGCAGTACGTAACAGGATTGGTGATGGAGCATTTCCCTGACTATTATTCAGTCGAGGTGAACATCACATCCGTGAACGGACAAGAAGGTTTGATCGTGAAAGAAGCTGGAGACAAGGAACCATTTGTTCATATTTATCAATAA
- the pruA gene encoding L-glutamate gamma-semialdehyde dehydrogenase — protein MVQPYKHEPFTDFSNDQEREGYLLGLQTVEGYLGQDYDLIIGGERVSTEEKIVSYNPSHKIEVVGRVSKANRELAEKAMRAAMEAFKTWRKTKPELRADVLFKAAAIIRRRKHEFSALLTKEAGKPWREADADTAEAIDFLEYYARQMLLLKDGVPVNSRPNEFNRYDYIPLGVGIVISPWNFPLAIMAGTTVAAIVAGNTVLLKPASTTPVVAAKFVEVMEEAGLPKGVLNFVPGSGAEVGDYLVDHKDTRFISFTGSRDVGLRIFERASKLNEGQIWLKRVIAEMGGKDTIVVDKEADLELAAQSIVASAFGFSGQKCSACSRAVIVEDVYDTVLKRVVELTNQLTLGNPEEQSVFMGPVIDQSAFKKIMSYIDMGKKEGRLVAGGGGDNSKGFFIKPTVFADLAPDARLMQEEIFGPVVGFTKAKDFTEAISIANNTEYGLTGAVITTNREHMQQAREDFHVGNLYFNRGCTGAIVGYQPFGGFNMSGTDSKAGGPDYLLLHLQAKTTSELY, from the coding sequence TTGGTGCAACCGTATAAACATGAACCATTCACAGACTTTTCTAATGATCAGGAACGCGAAGGATATTTATTAGGCTTACAAACAGTAGAAGGATATCTTGGTCAGGACTATGATTTAATCATTGGTGGCGAGCGAGTTTCTACAGAAGAAAAAATTGTTTCATATAATCCATCACATAAAATAGAAGTCGTAGGACGCGTATCTAAGGCAAATCGTGAACTAGCAGAAAAAGCCATGCGAGCGGCTATGGAGGCATTTAAAACTTGGAGAAAAACAAAGCCAGAATTACGTGCAGATGTACTCTTTAAAGCCGCTGCAATTATTCGCCGTCGCAAACATGAATTCTCTGCCCTGTTAACAAAGGAAGCGGGGAAACCTTGGAGAGAAGCGGATGCGGATACAGCCGAAGCGATTGATTTCCTCGAATATTACGCGCGTCAAATGCTGTTGCTGAAGGACGGCGTGCCGGTAAATAGCCGACCAAATGAATTTAATCGTTATGACTATATTCCATTGGGAGTAGGAATTGTCATCTCTCCTTGGAATTTTCCGCTAGCCATCATGGCTGGAACAACCGTAGCCGCGATCGTAGCAGGAAATACCGTTCTTCTAAAACCAGCTTCCACCACTCCTGTGGTAGCAGCGAAGTTTGTGGAAGTGATGGAGGAAGCGGGATTACCGAAGGGTGTATTGAACTTTGTCCCTGGTAGCGGAGCTGAGGTGGGTGATTACTTGGTTGATCACAAGGATACACGTTTTATCTCCTTTACAGGATCAAGAGATGTGGGACTTCGCATTTTCGAGCGTGCTTCTAAATTGAATGAAGGACAAATTTGGTTAAAGCGTGTGATTGCTGAGATGGGTGGAAAGGACACGATCGTCGTTGATAAGGAAGCGGATCTTGAATTAGCGGCGCAGTCCATTGTTGCCTCGGCATTTGGCTTCTCGGGTCAAAAATGTTCTGCGTGCTCCCGTGCAGTTATCGTAGAGGATGTTTACGATACCGTATTAAAGCGTGTGGTGGAGTTAACCAATCAGTTAACTCTTGGTAATCCGGAAGAGCAAAGCGTGTTTATGGGACCTGTGATCGATCAAAGTGCTTTTAAAAAAATCATGAGTTATATTGATATGGGAAAAAAGGAAGGCCGTTTAGTCGCTGGAGGAGGGGGAGATAACTCGAAAGGCTTTTTCATTAAGCCTACCGTTTTCGCTGACTTAGCCCCGGATGCACGATTGATGCAAGAAGAAATCTTTGGACCGGTTGTTGGTTTTACAAAAGCTAAGGACTTTACAGAAGCCATTAGCATCGCAAATAACACGGAATATGGATTAACAGGAGCGGTTATAACAACCAACCGTGAACACATGCAACAAGCACGCGAAGACTTCCACGTAGGAAATCTATACTTTAACCGTGGCTGTACAGGTGCGATTGTCGGGTACCAGCCATTCGGAGGCTTCAATATGTCAGGAACCGACTCAAAAGCGGGCGGACCTGACTACTTGCTGCTGCATCTGCAGGCTAAAACAACATCTGAATTGTATTAA
- the putP gene encoding sodium/proline symporter PutP, translated as METATLVTFIVYLVGMLIIGLISFKLTSNLSDYVLGGRSLGPGVTALSAGASDMSSWLLLGLPGLAYATGLDSIWMCVGLIIGAYLNWKFVASRLRSYTEVANDSITVPDFFENRFKDQSRLLRVISALVILIFFTFYASSGLVGGALLFQETFGMSYNTALFIGAIVIISYTFLGGYLAVSWTDFFQGLLMFLALVIVPIVAIFKLGGWGESMDAIRSIDPSYLNAFDSVTALGTISLLAWGLGYFGQPHIITRFMGIRSTEEVRKARWIGMSWMTISIAGAIIVGLVGIAYFADNPLISADVNNSEKVFIFFSDFLFNPWVSGILLAAILSAIMSTIDSQLLVSSSALAEDFYKALFRKNASDAELVWVGRAGVIVIALVAIALAYTGNPENGGASILDLVSYAWGGFGAAFGPVIILSLYWKRMNRNGALAGMITGAVTVVMWKQLTVAGMIPFELYEIVPGFILATIAIVVFSLTGNEPRKIIKEEFVEAVENDIESK; from the coding sequence ATGGAAACAGCTACGTTAGTTACTTTTATTGTGTATCTAGTTGGCATGCTGATCATTGGTTTGATCTCATTTAAGCTAACTAGCAATCTATCGGACTATGTCTTAGGAGGAAGAAGTCTTGGACCTGGTGTCACAGCTTTAAGTGCTGGAGCCTCTGATATGAGTTCATGGCTGCTGCTTGGCTTACCAGGGCTCGCTTATGCCACAGGTTTGGATTCCATTTGGATGTGTGTTGGGTTAATTATTGGTGCCTATTTAAACTGGAAATTTGTCGCATCCAGACTAAGATCGTACACTGAGGTGGCGAATGATTCGATTACGGTCCCCGATTTTTTTGAAAATCGCTTCAAAGATCAATCACGTTTACTACGAGTGATCTCCGCGTTAGTCATACTAATCTTTTTCACCTTTTACGCGTCCTCAGGTTTAGTAGGAGGAGCACTGTTATTCCAAGAAACGTTTGGAATGTCTTATAATACAGCTCTCTTTATCGGAGCCATTGTTATTATTTCGTATACTTTCTTAGGAGGCTACTTAGCGGTGAGTTGGACGGACTTTTTCCAAGGGTTATTAATGTTCTTAGCATTGGTGATTGTTCCGATTGTCGCAATTTTTAAATTAGGTGGTTGGGGTGAATCGATGGACGCCATCCGCAGCATTGATCCATCCTATCTCAATGCGTTTGATTCCGTCACGGCTTTAGGGACGATCTCATTACTTGCTTGGGGATTAGGGTACTTCGGTCAACCGCATATTATCACCCGCTTTATGGGCATTCGATCTACGGAGGAAGTAAGAAAAGCCAGATGGATTGGGATGAGCTGGATGACCATTTCGATTGCTGGTGCGATTATTGTAGGGTTGGTCGGAATCGCTTATTTTGCTGATAATCCACTAATTTCAGCCGACGTAAATAATAGTGAGAAAGTGTTTATCTTTTTCTCAGATTTCTTGTTTAATCCTTGGGTATCAGGAATTCTGCTTGCTGCCATTCTTTCGGCAATTATGAGTACCATTGATTCACAGCTATTAGTATCTTCCAGTGCGTTAGCTGAAGACTTCTACAAAGCGCTGTTCCGAAAGAATGCTAGTGATGCAGAATTGGTGTGGGTTGGTAGAGCAGGAGTCATCGTGATTGCTCTTGTTGCCATTGCACTTGCTTATACAGGCAATCCTGAAAATGGTGGAGCGTCTATCTTAGACCTTGTTAGTTATGCTTGGGGTGGATTTGGAGCGGCATTCGGTCCGGTAATCATCCTGTCTCTTTATTGGAAGCGAATGAACCGAAATGGTGCATTAGCGGGGATGATCACAGGTGCTGTTACCGTGGTTATGTGGAAGCAGTTAACTGTGGCTGGCATGATCCCGTTTGAATTATATGAAATTGTGCCTGGGTTTATTTTAGCGACGATTGCGATTGTTGTGTTTAGCTTAACAGGGAATGAACCGCGGAAAATCATTAAAGAGGAATTTGTTGAAGCGGTTGAGAATGATATTGAGAGTAAATAA
- the aceA gene encoding isocitrate lyase: MTNERVRELQESWEMDARWKGIERPYSAEEVIKLRGSIDIEHTLARRGAEKLWKLVNEEDFVNALGALTGNQAVQQVKAGLKAIYLSGWQVAADANLSGHMYPDQSLYPANSVPSVVKRINQALQRADQITHSEGDDSIDWFAPIVADAEAGFGGQLNCFELMKGMIEAGAAGVHFEDQLSSEKKCGHLGGKVLLPTQTAVRNLIAARLAADVMGVPTVLVARTDANAADLITSDVDPIDAPFITGERTPEGFFRTKAGLDQAIARGLAYAPYADLIWCETSEPNIEEARRFAEAIHEKFPGKLLAYNCSPSFNWKKKLDDDTIAKFQIELGKMGYKFQFVTLAGFHALNHSMFELARGYKDRGMAAYSELQQAEFASEENGYTATRHQREVGTGYFDQVSMVISGGTSSTTALKGSTEEEQFTATK; encoded by the coding sequence ATGACAAATGAAAGAGTAAGAGAGTTACAGGAGAGCTGGGAAATGGATGCGCGTTGGAAGGGGATTGAAAGACCGTATTCTGCCGAAGAGGTGATTAAACTAAGAGGATCTATTGATATCGAACATACGCTGGCTCGTCGGGGAGCAGAAAAGTTGTGGAAGCTGGTGAATGAAGAAGACTTCGTAAACGCGCTTGGCGCATTAACGGGCAATCAAGCGGTTCAACAGGTGAAGGCGGGCTTGAAGGCAATATACTTAAGCGGGTGGCAAGTGGCAGCAGATGCGAACCTTTCTGGACATATGTATCCCGATCAAAGCTTGTATCCAGCAAACTCTGTACCGAGTGTGGTAAAGAGAATTAATCAAGCATTACAACGCGCGGACCAAATTACTCATTCAGAAGGAGACGACTCGATCGATTGGTTTGCCCCGATTGTGGCAGATGCAGAGGCTGGCTTTGGTGGACAATTAAACTGTTTTGAACTGATGAAAGGCATGATTGAAGCAGGCGCGGCGGGTGTTCACTTTGAAGATCAACTGTCTTCTGAGAAAAAATGCGGTCACTTAGGCGGAAAAGTACTACTTCCAACGCAAACCGCTGTACGCAACCTCATTGCGGCGCGTCTTGCTGCGGATGTGATGGGTGTTCCAACTGTACTAGTGGCAAGAACGGATGCGAATGCGGCGGACCTAATTACAAGTGATGTGGACCCAATTGATGCTCCGTTTATCACAGGGGAACGAACACCGGAAGGATTTTTCCGAACAAAGGCAGGACTTGATCAAGCCATTGCAAGAGGATTAGCGTACGCACCTTACGCCGATCTGATTTGGTGTGAAACATCCGAACCAAATATTGAAGAAGCCCGTCGATTTGCCGAAGCGATCCATGAGAAATTCCCTGGAAAGCTTTTAGCCTATAATTGTTCTCCATCGTTTAACTGGAAGAAGAAGCTCGATGATGACACGATTGCAAAGTTCCAAATCGAGCTTGGTAAAATGGGCTACAAATTCCAGTTTGTCACTCTAGCTGGTTTCCATGCGCTTAACCACAGTATGTTTGAACTTGCTCGTGGTTATAAGGACCGTGGAATGGCAGCATATTCAGAACTTCAGCAAGCAGAATTTGCTAGCGAAGAAAATGGCTATACGGCTACAAGGCACCAACGAGAAGTGGGTACAGGTTACTTTGACCAAGTCTCAATGGTGATTTCTGGTGGCACTTCTTCCACCACTGCTTTAAAAGGTTCAACGGAAGAAGAGCAGTTTACTGCAACAAAGTAA
- a CDS encoding DUF1694 domain-containing protein has protein sequence MRPDIDDYLQQGIHGKKEINPDERRRFLGTLRERVVIALKQPQLIEPGIYPEVETALKENKKAHLYLNGNMSYEFLSKYKKVADQYDVEYTLVTNKEYDSELGLVLAYDYAIDKESIYVEKKVTIDPTPKKKGFFGKLFGN, from the coding sequence ATGCGACCGGATATTGATGATTATTTGCAGCAAGGGATTCATGGAAAAAAGGAAATCAATCCTGATGAAAGACGCCGATTTTTAGGAACCTTACGAGAACGTGTCGTCATTGCCTTAAAACAACCACAGTTGATTGAACCAGGTATCTATCCAGAGGTAGAGACCGCTTTAAAAGAAAATAAAAAAGCACATCTCTATTTGAATGGCAACATGAGCTACGAGTTTTTGTCTAAGTATAAAAAAGTAGCCGATCAATATGATGTAGAGTATACGCTTGTGACAAACAAAGAATATGACTCGGAGCTGGGGCTTGTTCTTGCCTATGATTACGCAATAGATAAGGAAAGCATTTATGTCGAAAAGAAAGTAACCATAGATCCAACTCCAAAGAAAAAAGGCTTCTTTGGAAAGCTATTTGGCAATTAA
- the gatC gene encoding Asp-tRNA(Asn)/Glu-tRNA(Gln) amidotransferase subunit GatC, protein MSRISIDEVKHVAHLARLAITEEEAVNFQKQLDAIITFSEQLNELDTENVEPTSHVLDIKNVLREDVSKEGLPQELVLKNAPDQQDGQIKVPPIIE, encoded by the coding sequence ATGTCAAGAATCTCCATCGATGAGGTAAAGCATGTGGCGCATTTAGCGAGACTTGCGATTACTGAAGAAGAAGCTGTGAATTTTCAAAAACAGCTGGATGCCATCATTACATTCTCGGAGCAATTGAACGAGCTTGATACAGAAAATGTGGAACCGACGTCCCATGTTTTAGATATTAAGAATGTATTAAGAGAAGATGTTTCAAAAGAAGGCTTGCCACAAGAGCTTGTCTTAAAAAATGCACCAGATCAACAGGACGGACAAATCAAAGTTCCGCCGATTATTGAGTAA
- the gatA gene encoding Asp-tRNA(Asn)/Glu-tRNA(Gln) amidotransferase subunit GatA: MSLFDQKVSDLHEQLHKKEISVSDLVDESYKRIAEVETQVSAFLTLDEERARSQAKKLDEKLGTDEAKGLLFGMPVGVKDNIVTKDLRTTAASQILHNFDPIYDATVVTKLQEAETITIGKLNMDEFAMGSSTENSSFKKTKNPWNIETVPGGSSGGSAAAVAAGEVPFSLGSDTGGSIRQPASFCGVVGLKPTYGRVSRFGLIAFASSLDQIGPITRTVEDNAYVLQAIAGVDPMDSTSANVEVPSYVNALTGDVKGLKIGVPKEYIGEGVNPEVRESVMKALATLEKLGATWEEVSLPHSKYALSTYYLLSSSEASANLARFDGVRYGYRSPNSNNLMELYKNSRAEGFGDEVKRRIMLGTFALSSGYYDAYYKKAQKARTLIKKDFEDVFAKYDVIVGPTTPTPAFKIGEKTSDPLTMYANDILTIPVNLAGVPGISVPCGFDQGLPLGLQIIGKHFDEATVYRVAHAFEQATDFHKQKPGL, from the coding sequence ATGAGCTTATTCGATCAAAAAGTATCTGATCTTCATGAACAGTTACATAAAAAAGAAATTAGTGTGTCAGATCTTGTAGATGAGTCGTATAAAAGAATTGCAGAAGTCGAAACCCAAGTGTCTGCGTTTTTAACATTAGATGAAGAGCGAGCACGAAGCCAAGCCAAAAAACTAGATGAAAAGCTAGGAACGGACGAGGCAAAAGGTTTGCTGTTTGGTATGCCGGTAGGGGTTAAAGACAATATTGTAACGAAGGATTTACGTACAACAGCAGCAAGCCAAATTCTACATAATTTTGATCCTATCTATGATGCTACTGTTGTGACAAAGCTTCAGGAAGCTGAAACGATTACGATTGGGAAATTAAATATGGACGAGTTCGCCATGGGATCATCCACGGAAAACTCAAGTTTTAAAAAGACGAAAAATCCTTGGAATATTGAAACCGTTCCAGGTGGGTCTTCAGGCGGTTCAGCAGCAGCTGTAGCAGCCGGTGAGGTTCCGTTCTCATTAGGATCTGATACAGGTGGGTCCATTCGTCAGCCAGCTAGTTTTTGTGGAGTGGTTGGGTTAAAGCCTACCTATGGACGAGTATCTCGTTTTGGCTTAATTGCTTTTGCTTCTTCGCTAGACCAAATTGGTCCAATTACTAGAACCGTTGAAGACAACGCATATGTTTTACAGGCCATTGCTGGTGTGGATCCAATGGATTCAACGTCTGCCAATGTTGAGGTTCCATCATATGTGAATGCCTTAACAGGTGATGTAAAAGGGTTAAAGATTGGGGTACCAAAGGAATATATCGGAGAAGGTGTGAACCCAGAGGTTCGTGAATCAGTCATGAAAGCTCTTGCGACACTTGAAAAGTTAGGAGCCACTTGGGAGGAAGTTTCTTTACCTCACTCAAAGTATGCTCTTTCAACTTATTACCTGCTTAGTTCTTCCGAAGCGTCTGCTAACCTAGCACGTTTTGACGGAGTCAGATATGGCTATCGTTCGCCGAATTCGAACAATTTAATGGAACTGTATAAAAACTCTAGAGCAGAGGGCTTTGGAGATGAAGTGAAACGCAGAATCATGCTTGGTACCTTTGCTTTGAGCTCAGGGTATTATGATGCGTATTACAAGAAAGCACAAAAGGCACGTACATTGATTAAAAAGGATTTTGAAGATGTATTTGCGAAGTATGATGTAATCGTTGGACCAACGACACCAACACCTGCTTTTAAAATCGGTGAAAAAACAAGCGATCCATTAACAATGTATGCTAATGATATTTTAACCATTCCAGTAAATCTTGCTGGGGTACCTGGAATTTCTGTGCCATGTGGTTTTGATCAAGGACTGCCATTAGGTTTACAAATTATCGGTAAGCACTTTGACGAAGCAACTGTCTACCGTGTAGCTCATGCATTTGAGCAGGCGACAGACTTCCACAAGCAAAAGCCAGGTCTGTAA